In Sus scrofa isolate TJ Tabasco breed Duroc unplaced genomic scaffold, Sscrofa11.1 Contig524, whole genome shotgun sequence, one DNA window encodes the following:
- the LOC110258870 gene encoding olfactory receptor 6C2-like, whose protein sequence is MTIIILTLVDSRLKTAMYFFLKHFSFLETFFTTVCIPRFLYSLSTGDKTISYNACVAQLFFVILFGATEFFLLAAMSYDRYVAICKPLHYATIMNSRVCGWLVSCCWIAGWLVIFPPLCLGLNLEFCDSNIIDHFACDASSLLKKSCSDTQLIEQLVLALAVLTDIMSYTYIIKTIINFPSAQQKMKAFSTCSSHLIVVSITYGSCIFIYVKPSAKDDVAINKCVSVLTTSVSPMLNPFIYTLRNKQVKQTFTDLIRRMSLISKQQRTLKAT, encoded by the coding sequence ATGACCATCATTATACTCACTTTGGTAGATTCTCGCCTTAAAActgccatgtactttttcctcaaaCACTTCTCCTTTTTAGAAACCTTCTTCACTACGGTCTGCATCCCCAGGTTCCTATACAGCTTATCAACTGGGGACAAAACTATTTCCTATAATGCTTGTGTGGCTCAATTATTTTTTGTCATCCTTTTTGGAGCCACAGAATTTTTTCTCCTGgccgccatgtcctatgaccgctacgtggccatctgcaaacccttaCATTATGCGACCATCATGAACAGCAGAGTCTGTGGATGGCTTGTCAGCTGCTGTTGGATAGCAGGTTGGTTGGTCATATTTCCACCACTGTGCCTGGGCTTAAACctggaattctgtgactctaATATCATTGATCATTTTGCCTGTGATGCTTCTTCTCTGCTGAAGAAATCTTGTTCAGACACCCAGCTCATAGAACAGTTGGTTCTTGCTCTTGCTGTGTTGACTGATATCATGTCCTATACCTACATCATCAAGACCATCATAAACTTCCCTTCTGCCCAGCAAAAGATGAAGGCCTTCTCTACCTGCTCTTCTCACCTGATAGTGGTTTCTATCACCTATGGCAGTTGTATCTTCATCTATGTCAAACCTTCAGCAAAGGATGATGTCGCAATTAATAAGTGTGTGTCCGTGCTCACTACTTCAGTTTCCCCCATGTTAAACCCATTTATTTATACCCTGAGGAACAAGCAAGTGAAACAAACTTTCACAGACTTAATCAGAAGAATGTCATTGATCTCAAAGCAGCAAAGAACGTTGAAAGcaacataa